A genomic stretch from Cyprinus carpio isolate SPL01 chromosome A12, ASM1834038v1, whole genome shotgun sequence includes:
- the LOC109099669 gene encoding noggin-3-like, which translates to MDNVPYFLATYVLIFSLGFRIEEGMCQHYYLLRPIPSDTLPLVELIEDPDPILDPKERDLNETELRAILGSHFDQNFMSISPPEDKYAGQDDLNESELLKRPTGTMPKEIKAMEFEIQHGKKHKSNKKLRRRLQLWLWSYAFCPVVHTWQDLGNRFWPRYVKVGNCYNKRSCSVPEGMVCKPAKSSHFTVLRWRCQQRKGGLKCAWIQVQYPIISECKCSCPN; encoded by the coding sequence ATGGATAACGTGCCGTATTTCCTGGCTACATACGTGCTCATTTTCTCCCTCGGATTCAGGATAGAAGAAGGGATGTGCCAACATTACTACCTCCTCCGTCCCATTCCCAGTGACACTCTGCCTTTAGTGGAACTCATAGAGGACCCGGATCCCATACTGGACCCTAAGGAGCGGGATCTGAACGAGACCGAACTCAGAGCCATACTAGGCAGTCACTTTGACCAGAACTTCATGTCCATCAGCCCACCGGAGGACAAATACGCAGGACAGGACGACCTGAATGAGTCTGAACTCTTAAAGCGTCCCACCGGCACCATGCCCAAAGAAATCAAAGCCATGGAGTTTGAGATCCAGCATGGGAAAAAACACAAGTCCAATAAGAAACTAAGAAGAAGGCTTCAGCTGTGGCTGTGGTCATATGCCTTCTGCCCGGTGGTGCACACATGGCAGGACCTGGGGAACCGATTCTGGCCCCGCTATGTGAAGGTGGGCAACTGCTACAATAAAAGGTCTTGTTCAGTTCCAGAAGGGATGGTTTGCAAACCTGCCAAATCCAGCCATTTTACGGTTTTGCGATGGAGGTGCCAGCAGAGAAAGGGTGGGCTCAAATGTGCCTGGATACAAGTTCAGTACCCCATTATATCAGAGTGCAAATGCTCCTGCCCGAACTGA
- the LOC109081556 gene encoding ectonucleotide pyrophosphatase/phosphodiesterase family member 7-like — MEKTQRQRDQSKAEAVRSGTTIRPSREKQVCYISCSSGIPVMLLALSVLLLILPESLSVPVRGHCTTGKNKLLLISFDGFRWDYDRDVDTPNLDKMAEEGVKAAYVTPPFLTITSPTHFTLLSGRYIENHGVIHNNWFNTTTQEKKQYYMTQFVDEYWDNGSLPIWITAQRQGKKTGSLHFPGTAATYEKETIQVKEVEPRFYDHTNETAWREKVDKVMKEWFKDQDLDFVTLYFGDPDETGHKYGPDSPEVRMAVKKVDRTVGYIRETAEKHGLSDHLNIIITADHGMSTVFKGEQVKEIILTDIPGFSLKDLKFHMVDYGPFGLLLPKEGMLEKVYQALKGGHPNLHVYKKEDMPARLHYSKHPRILPIVLYADPGYVINGFYTFQTNKGEHGYDNEVMDMKPFFRAVGPDFHRNLLVGPFETVNVYPLMCHLLGIKPEINDGSLDNTQHMLISNGESCDSGGESGEVPKSILHNVFVGLAAVAGFLLVVFVVVTSYNMYKRLKVNKRAKVMDDEDEIKADSKQTSF; from the exons ATggaaaaaacacaaagacaaaggGATCAGTCAAAAGCTGAGGCTGTTAGATCAGGAACAACCATCAGACCATCCAGAGAGAAGCAAGTTTGTTACATCAGCTGTAGTAGTGGAATACCCGTCATGTTATTGGCACTGAGTGTTTTGCTGCTAATACTCCCTGAGTCTCTCTCTGTTCCAGTCAGAGGTCACTGCACTACAGGCAAAAACAAACTGCTACTAATCAGCTTTGATGGGTTCAGGTGGGACTACGACCGAGATGTGGACACTCCAAACCTGGACAAAATGGCTGAGGAAGGAGTCAAGGCAGCATATGTCACTCCACCTTTCCTGACCATCACCAGTCCTACACACTTCACCCTGTTATCTG GAAGGTACATTGAGAACCATGGTGTGATTCATAACAATTGGTTCAACACAACCACACAAGAGAAGAAACAATACTACATGACACAGTTTGTGGATGAATACTGGGATAATGGCAGTCTACCCATTTGGATCACTGCTCAAAGACAG GGTAAAAAAACAGGATCCTTACATTTCCCTGGCACTGCTGCCACTTACGAGAAAGAAACAATCCAAGTGAAGGAGGTCGAACCAAGGTTTTATGACCACACCAATGAGACGGCATGGAGGGAGAAAGTGGACAAGGTCATGAAGGAATGGTTTAAAGATCAAGACTTAGATTTTGTCACTTTGTATTTTGGCGACCCAGATGAAACTGGCCACAAGTATGGGCCTGATTCACCTGAGGTCCGCATGGCAGTCAAGAAAGTTGACCGAACTGTGGGCTACATAAGGGAAACTGCTGAGAAACACGGACTCAGTGACCATCTGAATATTATCATCACAGCTGACCATGGAATGAGCACTGTCTTTAAAGGAGAGCAAGTAAAAGAGATAATACTCACCGACATCCCAGGATTCTCCTTGAAAGATTTGAAATTCCACATGGTGGACTACGGACCTTTTGGGCTGCTGTTACCCAAAGAAGGGATGCTTGAAAAGGTTTATCAAGCCTTGAAAGGAGGTCATCCAAACCTTCACGTTTACAAGAAAGAGGACATGCCTGCTCGACTACATTACTCCAAACATCCACGTATCCTACCCATCGTTCTCTACGCAGACCCAGGATATGTCATCAATGGG TTCTACACATTCCAGACCAATAAAGGGGAACATGGCTATGACAATGAGGTCATGGACATGAAGCCTTTCTTCAGGGCAGTAGGACCAGATTTCCACAGAAACTTGTTGGTTGGACCATTTGAGACTGTCAACGTTTACCCTCTAATGTGCCACTTACTAGGGATAAAGCCAGAAATCAATGACGGGTCACTGGATAACACCCAACACATGCTGATATCCAACGGAGAGTCATGCGATTCTGGAGGCGAATCTGGAG AGGTCCCCAAGTCAATTCTTCATAACGTGTTTGTTGGTCTTGCTGCTGTGGCTGGATTTTTAttggttgtgtttgttgttgttacatCCTACAACATGTATAAAAGATTGAAAGTGAATAAGAG AGCGAAAGTCATGGATGATGAGGATGAGATAAAAGCTGACTCCAAGCAAACATCGTTCTAA